The Anoplopoma fimbria isolate UVic2021 breed Golden Eagle Sablefish chromosome 9, Afim_UVic_2022, whole genome shotgun sequence genome contains the following window.
GCAGTGCCAGAAACAggctgtgattaaaaaaaaaaaagggagaaatacTTGAGAATTTGTGACCCCGGGAGATAACCAGTAGAGGGTAATGAAAAACTGAGTCTCCCAGGAAATTTGGGAGGGTTGTCAAGTGTGTTCTGGGCCCAGATCtgaatgagacagacagagatggcGGTTTATATCAATGTTGACATGAGACAGATGAGATAAAAGAGGGAATCTGGACTGCTCCTTAAACCACTTGTGgcttcttaaaaagaaaaaatgaattgtgtcagagagagaagcttatttttattaataattggTTTAATACAAATGAAGCAACCAACAGTGTTGggtacaaagaaaacaaccacCATACAGGAAATTAACACAAAGGTTGGCTTTAAGTTAATTTCTTAAAGCTCGCAGTTTGAGTAAAATCCAAAGTTCTTGTACACTTGAAAATAGTAGATGCAAAGAACAATTAACCTTAATTCAGTTGAGGATCAGCAAACATACATATTGATCTGCAAGCCACTGGAGTCTGCAGATAATCAATCACAAATTTTACGAGCCAAAAATAGAAGGCAAAAGCAATAAGTCACATGAAATAAACTTTAACTCCTTTACACTGCTAAGCATAGCCAACCCCGTCATGCTATTTTAGCTTGGTGGTAAGAGCAAACCGGTGTCAACACTCATTTTGTTATGGGAAATCTCACAATAGTTTCACAAAGATATGTGTCACAAACCCCaattttcaaatgtgttgatAAATAGTGAAAAAAGTAGATATACAGGTTCAAACTTTTCATGCAGTGATTTACCGTACCTTCAACTATTGTCATGTTACCTAAGAATAAAGGTCTTTACTTGAAGTGCATAGACTAAAATGCCTCACAAAGATCTTTTAACTTAACCAACAGTGAACTGATTAATTCAGCTTTACCAGTTTATCAGTAAAGTCTCTCTGGACAACAGTGTCGTCTGAACCCCTTAAATGCAGTGAGGTTAGTTGAACGAATAGAACCATGTTCAAACAACTTCATTGTTAATATACCGTATGTTGTGTAGACAGATCTCTTCTGTTTGACGCCCATACAGTTTGTCGTTTAACACCTTTTAGCATCTGCAAGATGAGCATGATCGTGGTGGAGCGTCATACTACAAACCCGGGTTAACTTGAATCACCCAACAAATAATCCCTGTGAATGTAAATATCTAACTACTCTTCTACCGCTTTACCAAAAGCCAACAGAGCATTCTGATGGCTTTTTGGTTTAATGTGCCCACCAAAGATGTAAAATCATGTGACATTTTATGCCTATGGGGCACACCATGCAAGCATCACATCCTAGGTTTAAATTTGACCAAGGACCATTTGCTGCATGTTAtacttctctctccccccccattATTTCCTGGCATAAACTCCCCCGATAAAGgcaaaatgccccaaaaatataaaaaaagaaaaagacagactgCCTGGACTTGATGAAAACAGTCTATATGACTTCTCATCAGCCAAATCAGTCAAAGAGTTGAGGAAGTGACGATATAGGGCTAGTTGATGCGAATATGCACTTATCTTGACAAAGTTTCAATACTTTGTCCCGTTGGGTACactcaaagaaataaaataggagTAGAGTGGACATTTCCATTCAAATTAACTTAGCAGAATGTTCAGAACggatgacatttttatgtaaacCGTGGCCATTGTGACCGTTGCAGTGGTCTTACTTTTGTGAACTAAACCGACTTACGGTTACTGAGGTGAGGTTTTGCAGTTATGACTAAAACGAGTATTATTTGTACAAGAACCAGTAAATAAGCCAGAGTGGAATAGGCTGGCTAGCTAACTAGCGTAAAGCTAGCTATGCTAACTTGTTTTGTACTAATGTACTAACTTTGTTTAATCACCACGGAAAACAGTACTCCTATTGTACTTCTATGGGTGCACAGCCAATCATATCATAGAAACAAATCTATTTCTAGCCAATATCATGGCAGTCTTCTAGGAATTTGCAACTCATCTTACTAAGGTAAGGTGGAATCTGTCTTTTCCACAACACTTACTTACAAAAGTTGGATAAATCGAGGGAAAATAGGAACCTTAGGGTCACTAGAAATTATTCATatctttatatatgaaaaaaacttGCTCCAGTGCACTTCAAAACAATCATTATGTCACATGCGGACTTCATATGAAACCGCTGTACTGACATATGCTGGAGAGTGACGTCATTAATTCACTTCTTTATCCGATTACATTCACAATACAGGAGACgcactagcacacacacactgtacagtaaGTGTACAGTGTGCGTTATGTGTGCTCCGTTATAATCCCAGTAGAGAAGGAAGTAGATCAATTCTCTGAAAATTGAAACCAGCACAAGAAAACCCAGCCACCACTCCTCCCAGCTTCATCCCATTAAGGCAACTGGCTGAGGTGACTGACAGCACACCTTCTTTCATTACTtgctctttcattttttgtatcTGTGCATTTACGgttattgaaataaaagaaattaTTAAAGGGAAGATAATTTCTCCTGCTCATCTTTTGCCATCAAACACAGCATTATGTCTGAATTCCTTCTGCATGCAGTATAAGTTATAATatagctttaaaaacacatttttatctgttttttaaatacttatcATGGAGTAATTGGGACAAGTTAGTGCGTCCTAATCCCTTAAACTGCAGTTTATACGATGGAAAACATGAGGTATATtgcttttcttgtgttttgaaAAGTCAGCTTCATTTTTTTGGTCCCATAACTACAAATTTAGCAGCATAGCTAACGACAACAACAAAGGACTTAGCTATGACATGCCATTCATTCTTGACATCCATTTCAGTTGTGATGCTTCAAGCTGTCTGTGGATAATCTTAGACTTTGCAGAATAAACTCCACCATCCATTCCTTCATTTTCTTGGATTGAAGCAGAGCTAACAGAAAGACACTTAGCAGTAATCACTAATAGTGTGGGGTTATCATTATTTGACCAGACCCATTCCAACATCACAAAATGCCAATCAGTTGCAGCTGTACAGCCAACAATGATTTTCCACTTTATATGAAGACACTGGACAAACATGTTGGCTGGGGGGAATGTAACCGACCAGCCTCttgttaagaaaataaagactGGGTTTATGGGGACAACTAGCAAAGTATTATTTTCCGTTCTTAATGAGCGTCATTAAAAGAAAGGGCTGACTGTGTATATGTGTTAGCCTGCATATGCCGTGAATGTGCATCTGCTCCTTATGCCTGCAGCTTGCACAAAGAAACGGACGAGCCACTTGAGAAAATCCAGAAAGCTGGATACACGGCTTCAGCAAAGGGGAACACAAAGGAGTGGAAGGGATACGCCCTGTCGGCCACGTTATAGAACGTAGCAGTACCCTCCTCACAATCCAACAGCACACCTATGCGCTTTGGATTGGGATTCACCAGCACGGTCTCACTGCTGTTATACCAGGCTGACAGCTTGACGTTAAACCACTCGACACACCAGGACTGGGAGTTGCGTCCCAGCCGACTGGTCGGACCTTTGCGGTCAATGCTTTTGTAAGCCAAGCCGATGCCAATGAAGTTGTTGCTGCTCAGTTTGACCTCCCAGTAGTGTCGTCCTCTAGAGAAACCCTTGGAGGCTAGCACCTGGGAGCAGACGGCAAAGCGCTCAGGGCAGTCGGGGTAGCTCGTGTGTTCATCTGACACAGATGCCTTGGTGAAGTTTTCACTCAGTGAGATGCGTTTGTGGGCCGTCTTTGGATCCAAATTGAGAACCGTACCATCTGggagggggaaataaaaaaagaccattCAAATTAGAAACACGGTTGCTACTAAAGTAGGACGGGAAGACACCTGCTGAACTCATTCACTTACATTTCAGAAGTTCGGTTCTTTTTTCAGCTGATGTTATGTTTGGGGGAATGTCCGGCGTTTCTACAgcaaaaagacaagaaagaaatTTGTCATCAGGCTCAGggttaaaaaaatcaaagctttaaaaatcGAGAGTTTACGGCATATGTCAAAAAGTTTTATAAAGCCTCTTatggctccagagggagctccTTAAAGTCTGCTAaattgcctcaagtgatgtcacttgagtcagtgTCGGTTGgggctgaaaaaacaaaaaaaaactggggGTGTGGGGTGTATTGTGGGTAATTTAGGTGCCAGGATTTGACAAGGAAGATTAATGTAAGGAATAAACAAGATGATATGGCTGGTTCCGCAGCAtcacttttgaaatatatatatatatatatatatatatatatattttaactctCCATGATGAGTCTGACAATGtagcattaataaataaaataaaaagtactctttattttatttaatggatGGTGTCTACCTGGTGTCTCTTTGGATTCAGCTGCAGGAGTACAGTCTTTGGCTTTGTCATCCATCTCCAGCAGGTCCTCCACTGAACGGGATTGATTCCTTTTCCCCATATTGTCTTCTGCGGATTGGGGAGGTTTTTGTTCTGATAAGATgtaaaacagtgtgtttgttacattttcaaGAGCTGTTAACAACATGCAtgcattcattaaaacattacatCAAACACTGACCAGGTAGAGGCAGTAACATATTACAAAACATTTCCCTCATTGATATAAATTGGatggacaaaatattaaaaacttgTCTCAATATATTGCATTAGAGTTCAATAGCACCAAAACTACAGCCTCCTAAATGACCATTAAGTTGAAGCAACACCTCTCTCAAAAACGGAACATTATTACCTTCATTAAGGTGATATTTGTTGTATTAGAATTAGAGATACACAATCTACTCTTTCCGATCAGATACCTGAATTTGAATATGTGTGCCGATAACGCTATAAGCTCCTATACCAGAGCTCCTTTTGAATACAATTTTCATTGCATTGcaattttgcatttaatttaaatgtattccaaAGCATTTATTTGAATTGTAGATTAAGTGGGCTTCACATACAAACAGATCTAAGAGTGCAAATTGTTTTGGCAActactttaatgttttgaaaaactATGTATCAAGCGCAAAGCAATGCCTTCACAGTCTGGCTCTGTTTCCGGAAGCTCTTAGACTTTTTTGCATTGTATCTTTTTGGTTACTCATATTTGTTGAGTGATCAGTGGTCTTGTTTTGGGATTATTGTTTGCTCCTTTATTCGATTCATTCATTTGTCATGTTCagtgtttcttgttgttttttgagaCACTCACATTAGGAGTCCTCTCTGGTTTTACTTCCCGCCTTTGCAATTGCTGTTCCACCCTGATTTGTTCCACCTGTGTCTCTTTCCCCTGctctctttgtgtgttcagTCTGTATGTTTCCCCTGTTTTATTGTGAGTTTGTCATTGCTCCTAGTGAGCATTGGTTCACCTTTTTTCCCTTGTGTTAGTTCATCTTGTAGTGTTTTTAGTTTCTAGTTTATTTTCTCAGGACTGGCCTTTGTGGATGTGTTTACTGCTTGTTTCCtgtatatttattaatgcatctgcattaataaatatacaacagTCTGGATTACAAATACCCACAAGGTTCCGGGCTTTGAGCAGCCACTTGACCACCTTGTGCTTAAGACGCTTATGTTACAAACTAGTTTATATGCAGTTGTCCCAACATTGCCGGAGGGATATTCTCTAATATTATTACTAAGGCGAAACCAAATGCATTGAAGCTTTAATTGTTGTCCTGGTAATAGACGTCCAAATCAGTATGAGTATgcattgctgtttttgtttaaatataggCTAGGCGTTGCCACAAAAAATTCCAAATTATTCATTATGcaaatatattaattatgttttgcGCTGTTTGTTGTGAGTGTGCGCTGTCCCGGGAACTCAGAAGTAGACCACAAGTTTGAGGAAAGTATGACAGCTTGTGTAATTGCCACCGCCAATTTCTGTAACGAGTGTGTAAATAATGCAACCCCGGATACCAATATGGGACCAGTCCCTTCTCTAATAAGAATGCATTAGTGTCAGCTAGATGTACCTAATTAACTGGTAACTGAATGTTACCAATAAGTTTgatgataaatacatttacttacTTTGAGGTTTCTTCTTTGGGCCTGATTTGGGTTGGGGACATGGACCTGTCCATTGTGGccctggattaaaaaaataggcAAAAAAAAGGCATCCTTGAACAGTCATGTCTAATAAAatgcttttcagttttttaaattcatctCATGAAGCATTTTTGACGAACAGGTTAACATACCAAATGACCAGTTTACAGGTAGAACCACCTTATAAGCACATGTCACAGGTTCATTTTATTAGtcttttaatgttatttttaatgacttaaaaAAGTTATCCAAACCACCACACAACGCAGCTTCAATATGGAATGTTTAAAGATTAGGTATAAAtagttttcatttgatttctgATTCCACCATGATCCAACTCACCAAGAATGCCAGTGTTATTATCTGCAACAAAATTGGACATAGTTGGCTTCACTGTACTTTCTCAATGCATCTTCAACTGTTACATTTCCCACTTATGAATGTACCTACACCAGCATCTAACAAAAGATTCTTATGGTGTAGGTTTAAGTAGAAGGTGATACAATCAAAGTGCAGATTGGTGCACTCTGTCTTGCTGTGTGTATAATTGTATATTAATATCTTACTTGTCCTAGGTCCTTGCATAAATTGAGGACGCATAAAATAGCCTGGTGGAGGCTGAGGTGGATGCCAGCCTGGATGTGACTCCATATAAGGCATACGAACTGGCTGGAATAATGGCTGGACGGGCGGACGACCTGGACTGTGGGACCTGGGcgtttttttctgctttggaGGCTTGGTTACTTCTGAAACATAGAAGGTAAAACGAGAAGACATTTTGTCAGACGTATGAAAGTATTTTATCAAAACTTCATAAATATAGCATTCACATCAGACACATGTGTCAATGTTTATCATACAGATAGAAATTAATTTACCAGATTCTGGCTGAGATTCAGTACTTCCAGAACTTGCAGGTGCTGAGCCAGGAACTGCTTTTTCAACTGTGAATGGTAAATGGACAGCATTTATAAAGCGCTTTATAATTTGCCTCCCGTCCAATTCACACTCTAACACCGATGGCAGTAGGAGGAGCTAGTGATTCAACCATCAACCCTGCATTTAGTGAACGACCCGATCTACCTgctgagccacagctgccccagTCAGTCCCAGTAGCCCACCACCACAAAACACACtgttaataaatacaatatttgatttaatctcCAGTATCTCCCAAGACACAAACTCACCAGATGCAACAATGTCAGTCTTAAGTTCTGCAACACAATTGGATTTGATTGGCTCCATTCTAATTTCATGATACATTTCCAAATTTAAACTCTCCCACTTAAAATGTACATGTTCATTCACCTGGTTTAAGTTTGAGTAGTCTGGCCTCAATAGGCTGTTTAAATATCTCTGTCAGATGCTCCTTCAGCAGTGTAGAGAATTCCTGTGCCGCTTTCATCTTCTTGGAGTCCAGGTTGATTTGAGGGGCAGTAGGTTCAAATTTCACAGTTTGGGGCAGGTTAAATGAAGCCTGAGAATAGAgaaacacattgttgttttcttgATGCAACttggttttgtttaaaacagttGAGATAAAGCTATACTATTTTCTGTTGTGGGTACTGAAATTGAAATATGATGGGaatgatggaaaaataaagttgtCAGCAAAAATGTCAGCACGTTTGCCGTTGTTTGTGCTGCTTtgtgcggctgtggcgtagtggagagcaaggtagttctccaatcagagggtcggtggttcgatacccggcttcggcagtcgatgtgtccttgggcaagacaccccaagttgctcccgaaggcttgccatcggtgtggactggatgttgcatgaatgttagttagagtggcacctagcctgtcatcagtgtgtgaatgggtgaatgatatgtaatatactactgattgtaagtcgctttggataaaaagcgtctgctaaatgactgtaatgtaatgtaatgtagcgCTGTTAGCAATGTTAGCCGTGAGTTGCTGGCTTAGACAtagccatgttgagagccattgaaAGCAAAAGAAAGGCCCCCAGTCCCTTACATTGCACCTTTTAAATGCTCATTTTAGTTAGATTAGTTTTAGTAAATACTTGTACAGATATTGCACATAACTACAGTTATATGGAGCGtgtttcatgaaaaacacaaaatggcgTTGTCAGTGGTCGGTTTGGGCAGCATTGAGGCAGACTCACTGTCGGAGGGTTTTCTAACCCAATTCCTAATCACGCTTATTGGTTTGGGATGACACTTAATATGGCGGAGACGGGGTAGGGGCCGGTGTGGAATTGGGCCGTCCTGTCTCCTGAACATTTGAATTTGTCATGTGTAAATTTAATTAAAGAGATTAAATCTGGTCAATcctaaaaaaagttttaactaGAATTAATTTTGTCAGACATCAGGCTTTGGTTTAGCTTAAACCCATATTGGtggattaaatatattatatgataaaaTTGTATAAGGATAAATTCACATTAATTCAAGTACAGCTTAAGCCTTAAGCTCCAGTTTCCCgtcagaaagggctgtctgacagcgATGGTAAAatggtgaattttttttaaatatagcgtacacttaaactgatagtAGTATTTTTTAGGTGGGTCTTTCTTTAAGctgataaataacattttgctgctttctcccatccacagcagtacattgtttttctccccttctggtactcctgtctgtttttatctACTGTAGGAAATACATTGACTTTGGATAAGTAGCTCATACATCTCCACAAAAAAATTTCCTTAACCCTCCAAACCCAAATTTGTCCGCTTTTGCTTTCCTcacaaataaaactataaaaatcaGCTTCCAGTTTCTGTGCAGATTGATAATCACAGTTGTCTCACCTGTAGGAAGGTCTGAGTTTGGGACTGGCTCAGCAGACTCTGGATCTCTTCTTTGGCTTTGCTCAAACTGTCGACGTTCTCATTTAACTTTTTTGCGAGACCATTTAGTTTAGTCTGACCACTGTCCAGCTCACGGTCCACTATATTCAGAGCTTCACGCTCCTCCCGTGTCAACATATCCCGCATCTGCTGATACTCAACTGCCAAAGCCTTCTTCCTGTTGGTCGCTGAGTCCTTGGGGACAATCATGAGAGGATCCATAAATAGATCAGTAGAGCACAAGACaggtacacacaaaaaaacagaaatacctTACAATACAAAAACTCACTGTTATGGATTACAAATAATCTTGAATCTCCTATTATTGATTTCTTGAGTCAAGCTTCTTCTTTCAAGGCACTATTT
Protein-coding sequences here:
- the LOC129096480 gene encoding E3 ubiquitin/ISG15 ligase TRIM25-like isoform X2, with amino-acid sequence MAEMDASPFSLMSLEDELTCSICLSPFDCPVTIPCGHNFCQDCLLATWKDSYSCPQCRTHFATKPELKKNTVLSTVVETFNLRTNKSEATPAAEESKAEEEGVIRCDTCMEAEASQTCLTCMASFCEEHLRPHRENPTFRLHQLSQPLGDLSERICPDHHKLMEFFCSQHSRPICSLCLQQVHKGCSFITPEEQRNLQESDLRSKLGLLDGKITKNENVILQMGSLQNKLEDSATNRKKALAVEYQQMRDMLTREEREALNIVDRELDSGQTKLNGLAKKLNENVDSLSKAKEEIQSLLSQSQTQTFLQASFNLPQTVKFEPTAPQINLDSKKMKAAQEFSTLLKEHLTEIFKQPIEARLLKLKPVEKAVPGSAPASSGSTESQPESEVTKPPKQKKTPRSHSPGRPPVQPLFQPVRMPYMESHPGWHPPQPPPGYFMRPQFMQGPRTRPQWTGPCPQPKSGPKKKPQKQKPPQSAEDNMGKRNQSRSVEDLLEMDDKAKDCTPAAESKETPETPDIPPNITSAEKRTELLKYGTVLNLDPKTAHKRISLSENFTKASVSDEHTSYPDCPERFAVCSQVLASKGFSRGRHYWEVKLSSNNFIGIGLAYKSIDRKGPTSRLGRNSQSWCVEWFNVKLSAWYNSSETVLVNPNPKRIGVLLDCEEGTATFYNVADRAYPFHSFVFPFAEAVYPAFWIFSSGSSVSLCKLQA
- the LOC129096480 gene encoding E3 ubiquitin/ISG15 ligase TRIM25-like isoform X1: MAEMDASPFSLMSLEDELTCSICLSPFDCPVTIPCGHNFCQDCLLATWKDSYSCPQCRTHFATKPELKKNTVLSTVVETFNLRTNKSEATPAAEESKAEEEGVIRCDTCMEAEASQTCLTCMASFCEEHLRPHRENPTFRLHQLSQPLGDLSERICPDHHKLMEFFCSQHSRPICSLCLQQVHKGCSFITPEEQRNLQESDLRSKLGLLDGKITKNENVILQMGSLQNKLEDSATNRKKALAVEYQQMRDMLTREEREALNIVDRELDSGQTKLNGLAKKLNENVDSLSKAKEEIQSLLSQSQTQTFLQASFNLPQTVKFEPTAPQINLDSKKMKAAQEFSTLLKEHLTEIFKQPIEARLLKLKPVEKAVPGSAPASSGSTESQPESEVTKPPKQKKTPRSHSPGRPPVQPLFQPVRMPYMESHPGWHPPQPPPGYFMRPQFMQGPRTNNNTGILGPQWTGPCPQPKSGPKKKPQKQKPPQSAEDNMGKRNQSRSVEDLLEMDDKAKDCTPAAESKETPETPDIPPNITSAEKRTELLKYGTVLNLDPKTAHKRISLSENFTKASVSDEHTSYPDCPERFAVCSQVLASKGFSRGRHYWEVKLSSNNFIGIGLAYKSIDRKGPTSRLGRNSQSWCVEWFNVKLSAWYNSSETVLVNPNPKRIGVLLDCEEGTATFYNVADRAYPFHSFVFPFAEAVYPAFWIFSSGSSVSLCKLQA